In Schistocerca cancellata isolate TAMUIC-IGC-003103 chromosome 7, iqSchCanc2.1, whole genome shotgun sequence, a genomic segment contains:
- the LOC126091884 gene encoding uncharacterized protein LOC126091884, protein MGDHSPAELLHGRTLLHLLRLSTLQPRVPSLGRFTANDLVWVREYGRRPKWSPGCILRHRGRHLYEIQTDMGVAVRHSDQLRPRMPAMPVPNAATPPLALPDTQDLGISQYSQHNPLTIIAMPAQERTPPGDVPMQEPDDHPLSEQIYSPPPPTDADTSPMSPVISTGLAATGRLVHGAPADSTPTSPVISTRYHRGHFRPYRKPPPPGHLHQDQCNNFKGGKSVVTRRSFKAPLHNYAHPLRAVLSASHAAAAPPKRPAEQRPLDWDSVLIRMLTCTHVLLVNLLCDLYVLCRSEIYVLNLTL, encoded by the coding sequence atgggggaccacagcccggctgagctcttacatggccgcacgctacttcatcttctgcggctttCCACCTTacagccgcgggtgccttcacttggccgattcaccgccaacgacctcgtctgggtacgggaatatggcaggcggccaaaatggagcccaggctgcatcttaagacaccgtggcagacacctgtatgaaatccagacagacatgggtgttgcagtgcgtcattcggaccagcttcggcctcgtatgccagcaatgcctgttccgaatgccgctacaccacctttggctctacctgacactcaggatcttggcatctctcaatactcacaacacaaCCCTCTCACCAtaatcgcgatgccagcacaagaacggacgccaccaggagacgtgcccatgcaggaaccggatgaccatcctctgtcagagcaaatctactcgcctcctcctccaacggatgccgacacatcgcccatgtctcctgtcatatcaactggacttgctgcaacgggcagattggtgcatggggccccagcagattcgacccctacgtctcctgtcatctcgacccgttatcatcggggacacttccgtccgtacaggaagcctcctcctccaggacacctccatcaagaccagtgcaacaatttcaaaggggggaaaagtgttgtgactcgccgatcattcaaagcgccgctgcacaattacgcgcatcctctacgtgcggtgctgtctgccagccatgcagcagctgcgccacctaagcggccagccgagcagcggccgctagactgggactcagtgctcattcgaatgctaacgtgtacacatgtcttgcttgtcaacttactctgtgacttatatgtgttgtgtcgttctgaaatatatgtgttaaacttgacgttataa